A window of Nicotiana tabacum cultivar K326 chromosome 24, ASM71507v2, whole genome shotgun sequence contains these coding sequences:
- the LOC107779558 gene encoding uncharacterized protein LOC107779558 has product MELLRSSLELGDGEGVTFMSDIQKGLLDAVSTVILEARQKPIIKMLEDIRVKVMTMLKDREEERRIWRGEFSPYAMELLNDFTQNAQGCEVVFNGDNGYEVVEGAHRHTVNLLLKKCTCRTWDLSGIPCPHAIKALDNNKEDPLSEVHWWYSKKAYMLVYMHKLQPVRGDKF; this is encoded by the exons ATGGAGCTATTGAGATCTTCATTAGAGCTGGGAGATGGTGAAGGAGTGACATTTATGTCAGATATACAGAAG GGTTTGCTGGATGCTGTGTCTACTGTG ATTCTTGAGGCTAGACAAAAGCCTATTATCAAGATGTTAGAAGATATTAGAGTGAAG GTCATGACTATGTTGAAAGATCGTGAAGAGGAACGTAGAATTTGGAGAGGAGAATTTAGTCCTTATGCCATGGAGTTGCTGAATGATTTCACACAGAATGCACAAGGGTGTGAAGTTGTTTTTAATGGAGATAATGGATATGAAGTTGTTGAAGGTGCACACAGGCATACAGTCAATCTTCTACTTAAGAAGTGTACATGTAGGACATGGGACTTGTCAGGAATACCATGTCCTCATGCCATCAAAGCTTTAGATAATAACAAAGAAGATCCATTGAGTGAAGTGCATTGGTGGTATTCAAAGAAAGCCTACATGTTGGTGTACATGCATAAACTACAACCAGTAAGAGGTGATAAATTCTAG